GACAGGACAGTAATCACATCTCTCGTTCAAAAATTGTTCGTTTTTTCCACAATCGTCAAAAAAAGCAAAATCATCTACATAAGTAACCATTTTGTTCTTGAACGCATGTTCCATATCATATCTTCTTAAATTACTCATGGTTTCCTCGTTAGTTTCATGTAAATAATTCATGATTTTATCTTTAGAAGAAAGTCTTGAAGCAATAACTTCACCTAGATACCCATACTTTTTCATACTTAAATATGCTTCACGTTCgtattttattaaaatatcaCTTGTATATTCTTTAAGTTTTGTTCGTACAAAATTTATCAAATATTTATTGAATACACTATAATATCTATCCAAGAAACGGAAATTGCTCgtgatataaaaatgaatattttcataatatgCATATAAAGCAAAAACTCCGAAAAAACAAAACGCGTACATGAACCCGTTAGTCAATTCCATGAAAAAATTTCTATTAAAACTATGAACGGAAGGTTTACGTTCGTACGATTTTTCACTAACATGTTGTGTTTGTTCTTTTATTGCAGGACCAAATCCTCCAGGAAAATGTTTTCCTGCATCCAGGTATAAATTagaga
The window above is part of the Plasmodium gaboni strain SY75 chromosome Unknown, whole genome shotgun sequence genome. Proteins encoded here:
- a CDS encoding cytoadherence linked asexual protein, producing LYLRICGSIDWVHGKCTKIGDNNHVCGTNGESNMCEKGSPTPQTFFFNSGLATPSSIYLFFYFFSNLYLDAGKHFPGGFGPAIKEQTQHVSEKSYERKPSVHSFNRNFFMELTNGFMYAFCFFGVFALYAYYENIHFYITSNFRFLDRYYSVFNKYLINFVRTKLKEYTSDILIKYEREAYLSMKKYGYLGEVIASRLSSKDKIMNYLHETNEETMSNLRRYDMEHAFKNKMVTYVDDFAFFDDCGKNEQFLNERCDYCPVVEEVEETQLFTAADDTTTHETTMVSKPTSTYIDVEKINESESADSDYDDEKEFDEPDDELMIARFH